One window of the Anolis sagrei isolate rAnoSag1 chromosome 5, rAnoSag1.mat, whole genome shotgun sequence genome contains the following:
- the APELA gene encoding apelin receptor early endogenous ligand produces the protein MRFQQLLLTWFLLLAGALLIDGQRPANLASRRKLHRHHCSHRRCMPLHSRVPFP, from the exons ATGAGATTCCAACAGCTCCTTCTGACCTGGTTCCTGCTCCTGGCTGGAGCTCTCCTGATTGATGGACAGAGGCCAG cTAACCTGGCTTCAAGGCGAAAACTGCACAGACACCACTGTTCCCATAGGAGATGTATGCCTCTTCATTCCCGTGTGCCCTTCCCTTGA